A DNA window from Engystomops pustulosus chromosome 6, aEngPut4.maternal, whole genome shotgun sequence contains the following coding sequences:
- the LOC140135170 gene encoding myo-inositol 2-dehydrogenase-like isoform X1 → MGRKKKTLHDYAAEFTDLAVRRHVIKHDDTGETSVVETLYCKSCELPMRVRRDRILEHLASGRHYRNRRLIKQHWNRTPVLVTGTDHVEDVTLHLDSSFHPPPFLLQANSISNTIGTNNAITSPPLHRYHHQSLLPGHPHISSTTNTMSGREDSAPSTSSSLPSSFGTIHIQNPTISSKQLNQKHVISEASNSIVPGGLYKRDASGESNIGLAIIGVSHGSQALLQSIAEENGYHLYYIVENQRLAVETAFSEGLLAKTRVLQEKDVDIVLSDQRVSGVVICSPPEVAAAMTLETLKAGKAVLCEKLLSKNRQLVETCFDEADKQGKPLVCGFYKRFDPALKYLFKKIHQKNALGRIQKLSTVSRTFPSSSISKIKTSGGIFYNAALHDIDIAIWLLGVSLPDTVFSLGHAFCSDMATLKDADTVNISMKFCGGSIVNLDVSQHCTKSCDQRLELYGLQGSLRLDNQNPLCIIENGSSSPTPSQTHNERYREAYRELFCHFIRTIKGISHPVITKEQYVYALQVAAAAEQSLHSGSAVDLTNEAVHVSIIKTEVT, encoded by the exons ATGGGAAGGAAAAAGAAGACGCTGCACGACTATGCGGCAGAGTTCACAGACTTGGCGGTGAGGCGACATGTTATTAAACATGATGACACAGGAGAGACCTCAGTAGTGGAGACTCTGTACTGTAAATCCTGTGAGCTGCCCATGCGGGTTAGACGGGATCGGATATTGGAACACTTGGCCTCAGGAAGACATTACAGGAACCGGAGACTGATTAAGCAGCACTGGAACCGAACCCCTGTGCTAGT AACAGGCACGGACCACGTTGAAGATGTCACGCTGCATCTGGACTCCTCTTTCCATCCCCCGCCCTTTCTACTGCAGGCAAACTCTATCAGTAATACCATCGGCACCAATAATGCAATAACATCACCTCCGCTCCATCGTTATCATCATCAATCCTTGCTTCCAGGTCACCCACATATCAGCTCCACCACAAACACTATGTCTGGGAGAGAAGATTCAGCGCCATCTACCTCCTCCTCACTGCCATCATCATTCGGAACCATCCATATCCAAAACCCGACCATCTCTTCCAAGCAACTTAACCAAAAGCACGTTATCTCAGAGGCTTCCAACAGCATAGTCCCTGGAGGGCTCTATAAAAGAGATGCTTCTGGGGAAAGTAATATTGGACTGGCTATAATAGGGGTGAGTCATGGTAGCCAGGCCCTGCTTCAGAGCATAGCCGAAGAAAATGGCTACCACCTGTACTACATTGTCGAAAATCAGCGATTGGCAGTGGAGACGGCTTTTAGTGAAGGACTCTTAGCCAAGACAAGAGTCCTGCAAGAGAAAGATGTGGACATTGTCCTTAGTGACCAAAG AGTTTCTGGGGTGGTAATATGTTCTCCACCAGAAGTTGCAGCTGCCATGACCCTGGAGACGCTGAAAGCAG GGAAGGCCGTGCTGTGTGAGAAGCTGCTGAGTAAGAACAGGCAACTCGTGGAAACATGCTTTGATGAGGCTGACAAACAGGGGAAACCTCTGGTGTGTGGCTTTTATAA GCGCTTTGACCCGGCCCTGAAATACCTGTTTAAAAAGATTCACCAGAAAAATGCTCTTGGCCGAATCCAGAAATTGTCTACAGTCAGCCGCACTTTCCCCTCTTCTTCTATCAGCAAGATCAAGACATCAG GAGGTATTTTCTATAACGCGGCTTTACATGATATAGACATTGCGATCTGGCTGCTAGGAGTTAGCCTGCCGGACACTGTGTTTTCTCTTGGACATGCTTTCTGTTCAG ACATGGCTACCTTGAAAGATGCAGACACTGTCAACATCAGCATGAAGTTTTGTGGCGGATCTATTGTGAACTTGGATGTTAGTCAGCACTGCACCAAATCCTGTGATCAGAGACTAGAG TTATATGGCTTGCAAGGATCGTTGCGTTTAGACAATCAGAACCCACTGTGCATTATAGAGAACGGTTCTTCATCGCCAACACCCTCCCAGACGCACAACGAAAGATACAGAGAAGCCTACAGAGAGCTCTTCTGCCATTTCATACGCACCATTAAAG GCATATCGCACCCAGTGATTACCAAAGAGCAGTATGTCTATGCACTCCAGGTGGCGGCAGCTGCTGAACAGTCCTTGCACAGCGGCTCTGCTGTAGACTTGACGAATGAAGCTGTGCACGTATCCATTATCAAGACTGAGGTTACCTGA
- the LOC140135170 gene encoding uncharacterized oxidoreductase YrbE-like isoform X2 codes for MGRKKKTLHDYAAEFTDLAVRRHVIKHDDTGETSVVETLYCKSCELPMRVRRDRILEHLASGRHYRNRRLIKQHWNRTPVLVVSGVVICSPPEVAAAMTLETLKAGKAVLCEKLLSKNRQLVETCFDEADKQGKPLVCGFYKRFDPALKYLFKKIHQKNALGRIQKLSTVSRTFPSSSISKIKTSGGIFYNAALHDIDIAIWLLGVSLPDTVFSLGHAFCSDMATLKDADTVNISMKFCGGSIVNLDVSQHCTKSCDQRLELYGLQGSLRLDNQNPLCIIENGSSSPTPSQTHNERYREAYRELFCHFIRTIKGISHPVITKEQYVYALQVAAAAEQSLHSGSAVDLTNEAVHVSIIKTEVT; via the exons ATGGGAAGGAAAAAGAAGACGCTGCACGACTATGCGGCAGAGTTCACAGACTTGGCGGTGAGGCGACATGTTATTAAACATGATGACACAGGAGAGACCTCAGTAGTGGAGACTCTGTACTGTAAATCCTGTGAGCTGCCCATGCGGGTTAGACGGGATCGGATATTGGAACACTTGGCCTCAGGAAGACATTACAGGAACCGGAGACTGATTAAGCAGCACTGGAACCGAACCCCTGTGCTAGT AGTTTCTGGGGTGGTAATATGTTCTCCACCAGAAGTTGCAGCTGCCATGACCCTGGAGACGCTGAAAGCAG GGAAGGCCGTGCTGTGTGAGAAGCTGCTGAGTAAGAACAGGCAACTCGTGGAAACATGCTTTGATGAGGCTGACAAACAGGGGAAACCTCTGGTGTGTGGCTTTTATAA GCGCTTTGACCCGGCCCTGAAATACCTGTTTAAAAAGATTCACCAGAAAAATGCTCTTGGCCGAATCCAGAAATTGTCTACAGTCAGCCGCACTTTCCCCTCTTCTTCTATCAGCAAGATCAAGACATCAG GAGGTATTTTCTATAACGCGGCTTTACATGATATAGACATTGCGATCTGGCTGCTAGGAGTTAGCCTGCCGGACACTGTGTTTTCTCTTGGACATGCTTTCTGTTCAG ACATGGCTACCTTGAAAGATGCAGACACTGTCAACATCAGCATGAAGTTTTGTGGCGGATCTATTGTGAACTTGGATGTTAGTCAGCACTGCACCAAATCCTGTGATCAGAGACTAGAG TTATATGGCTTGCAAGGATCGTTGCGTTTAGACAATCAGAACCCACTGTGCATTATAGAGAACGGTTCTTCATCGCCAACACCCTCCCAGACGCACAACGAAAGATACAGAGAAGCCTACAGAGAGCTCTTCTGCCATTTCATACGCACCATTAAAG GCATATCGCACCCAGTGATTACCAAAGAGCAGTATGTCTATGCACTCCAGGTGGCGGCAGCTGCTGAACAGTCCTTGCACAGCGGCTCTGCTGTAGACTTGACGAATGAAGCTGTGCACGTATCCATTATCAAGACTGAGGTTACCTGA